In Rhodanobacter denitrificans, a single window of DNA contains:
- the rnr gene encoding ribonuclease R, with product MRDPHADREAQRYARPIPSREAILALLEERGELLTEARIAEALDIHDETDLEALRKRLAAMVRDGQLLLGRRGGYAPTQKLDLIAGVVLANAEGYGFLRPDEGGDDLYLSPQQMRAVMHGDRVLASVVGIDRRGRRQGAIAEVLQRRSPRLVGRVVIDDGVTLVTPDDRRLNQDVMIKPGRELGARSGQIVVAEITDPPTLQRGPIGEIRAVLGERLQPSLVVEMAIASHDLPHDWPAEVLRDAAQVESTVTAAEREGRTDLRKLPLVTIDGADARDFDDAVYAEPRRGGGWRLIVAIADVSHYVQVGNALDREAFERSTSTYFPGFVVPMLPETLSNGICSLNPKVERLCMVCDMQVDAEGSVVKSRFYDAVMLSHARLTYDKVWQAVGLREQDARHEVADVLPQLEHLHALYKAMAGQRRRRGAIDFETPEVKFRLDQTGGVESMGATERNDAHKLIEECMIAANVQAALFLEKKKIPALFRAHEPPPAEKYEDLQQFLREFKLRMPPVDEVTPGDFSEILRMVHDRPERELIQSVLLRSQSMAAYQPDNRGHFGLSLQAYAHFTSPIRRYPDLLVHRAIRHALTGRKPADYAYTPAEMAAMAVHCSQRERRAEEAERDVDERFKCAWMEKHIGSEFDGVVTGVTSFGLFVELDESKVSGLVHISQLMNDYYHFDATRKLLKGERTGAQFRLGDHVRIQVLRASLEDRKIDFRLVSPRTSAPAPTGSGKAYDYAAAGERYSLPKKAAATTKAPGMFGRAAKAIGRAFGRKEVEVAAPAPAPRKAAVSDNPPPRAQPAAARQHAGGQHQGRRVESSSDRRPRKEGSARRGPAPAATSPAPKKHGGRKPKPKGKP from the coding sequence GTGCGCGATCCCCATGCCGATCGCGAGGCGCAGCGTTATGCGCGCCCGATTCCCAGCCGCGAGGCGATCCTCGCCCTGCTTGAAGAACGCGGCGAACTGCTGACCGAGGCGCGCATCGCCGAGGCGCTCGATATCCATGATGAAACCGACCTCGAGGCGCTGCGCAAGCGGCTTGCCGCGATGGTGCGCGACGGCCAGCTGCTGCTGGGCCGGCGCGGCGGCTACGCGCCGACGCAGAAACTCGACCTGATCGCCGGCGTGGTGCTGGCCAATGCCGAGGGCTACGGCTTCCTGCGCCCGGACGAGGGCGGCGACGACCTGTACCTGTCGCCGCAGCAGATGCGCGCGGTGATGCACGGCGACCGCGTGCTGGCCAGTGTGGTCGGCATCGATCGCCGCGGACGCCGGCAGGGCGCGATCGCCGAAGTGCTGCAGCGCCGGTCGCCGCGGCTGGTGGGCCGGGTGGTGATCGACGACGGCGTGACCCTGGTGACGCCCGACGACCGCCGCCTGAACCAGGACGTGATGATCAAGCCCGGCCGCGAGCTGGGCGCGCGTTCCGGCCAGATCGTGGTGGCCGAAATCACCGACCCGCCGACCCTGCAGCGCGGTCCGATCGGCGAGATCCGCGCGGTGCTGGGCGAACGCCTGCAGCCGTCGCTGGTGGTGGAGATGGCGATCGCCAGCCACGACCTGCCGCACGACTGGCCGGCCGAGGTGCTGCGCGACGCGGCGCAGGTGGAATCGACGGTGACCGCCGCCGAGCGCGAGGGCCGCACCGACCTGCGCAAGCTGCCGCTGGTGACGATCGACGGCGCCGACGCGCGCGACTTCGACGACGCGGTGTATGCCGAGCCCAGGCGTGGCGGCGGCTGGCGTCTGATCGTGGCGATCGCCGACGTCTCGCATTACGTGCAGGTCGGCAACGCGCTGGATCGCGAGGCGTTCGAGCGCAGCACCTCGACCTATTTCCCCGGCTTCGTGGTGCCCATGCTGCCGGAGACGCTGTCCAACGGCATCTGCTCGCTGAACCCGAAGGTCGAGCGGCTGTGCATGGTCTGCGACATGCAGGTCGACGCCGAAGGCAGCGTCGTCAAGTCGAGGTTCTACGACGCGGTGATGCTGTCGCATGCGCGGCTGACCTACGACAAGGTGTGGCAGGCGGTGGGCCTGCGCGAGCAGGATGCGCGCCACGAGGTGGCCGACGTGCTGCCGCAGCTGGAGCACCTGCACGCGCTGTACAAGGCGATGGCCGGCCAGCGCAGGCGCCGCGGCGCGATCGACTTCGAGACGCCGGAGGTGAAGTTCCGCCTCGACCAGACCGGCGGTGTCGAGTCGATGGGCGCCACCGAGCGCAACGACGCGCACAAGCTGATCGAGGAATGCATGATCGCCGCCAACGTGCAGGCGGCGCTGTTCCTGGAGAAGAAGAAAATTCCCGCGCTGTTCCGCGCGCACGAGCCGCCGCCGGCGGAGAAGTACGAGGACCTGCAGCAGTTCCTGCGCGAGTTCAAGCTGCGCATGCCGCCGGTGGACGAGGTGACGCCGGGGGATTTCTCCGAGATCCTGCGCATGGTGCACGACCGCCCCGAGCGCGAGCTGATCCAGAGCGTGTTGCTGCGTTCGCAGAGCATGGCCGCCTACCAGCCCGACAACCGCGGCCACTTCGGCCTGTCGCTGCAGGCATACGCGCATTTCACTTCGCCGATCCGCCGCTATCCGGACTTGCTGGTGCATCGTGCGATCCGCCACGCACTGACCGGCCGCAAGCCCGCCGACTACGCTTACACGCCCGCCGAGATGGCGGCGATGGCGGTCCACTGCTCGCAGCGCGAGCGCCGTGCCGAGGAAGCCGAGCGCGACGTGGACGAGCGCTTCAAGTGCGCGTGGATGGAAAAGCACATCGGCAGCGAGTTCGACGGCGTGGTCACCGGCGTCACCTCGTTCGGCCTGTTCGTGGAGCTGGATGAGTCGAAGGTGTCCGGTCTGGTGCACATCAGCCAGCTGATGAACGACTACTACCACTTCGACGCCACCCGTAAACTGCTCAAGGGCGAGCGCACCGGCGCGCAGTTCCGCCTCGGCGACCACGTGCGCATCCAGGTGCTGCGCGCCAGCCTGGAGGATCGCAAGATCGACTTCCGGCTGGTCTCGCCGCGCACGTCGGCCCCGGCCCCGACGGGTAGCGGCAAGGCGTATGACTATGCCGCCGCGGGCGAACGGTATTCGCTGCCGAAGAAGGCTGCCGCCACGACCAAGGCGCCGGGCATGTTCGGCCGCGCCGCCAAGGCGATCGGCCGCGCATTCGGCCGCAAGGAGGTCGAGGTCGCCGCACCGGCGCCGGCCCCGCGCAAGGCGGCGGTGAGCGATAATCCGCCGCCGCGCGCACAGCCGGCGGCAGCGCGCCAGCATGCCGGAGGCCAGCATCAGGGTCGCAGGGTCGAGTCGTCGTCCGACCGCCGCCCGCGCAAGGAGGGCTCGGCCAGGCGCGGACCCGCCCCGGCGGCTACGTCGCCGGCGCCGAAGAAACACGGCGGCCGCAAACCGAAACCGAAAGGCAAGCCATGA
- the sugE gene encoding quaternary ammonium compound efflux SMR transporter SugE, which produces MAWIHLLLAGLFEVVWAIGLKYTEGFTRLWPSAGTLAAMAVSIVLLALAVKTLPIGTAYAIWTGIGAVGAVALGIVLFGDPATWPRLLCVALILTGIVGLKLTAA; this is translated from the coding sequence ATGGCGTGGATCCATCTGCTGCTGGCCGGCTTGTTCGAAGTGGTCTGGGCCATCGGCCTCAAGTACACCGAAGGTTTTACCCGGCTGTGGCCCAGCGCCGGCACGCTGGCGGCGATGGCGGTCAGCATCGTGTTGCTGGCGCTGGCGGTGAAAACGCTGCCGATCGGCACCGCGTATGCGATCTGGACCGGCATCGGCGCGGTCGGTGCGGTGGCGCTGGGCATCGTGCTGTTCGGCGATCCGGCCACCTGGCCACGGCTGCTGTGCGTGGCGCTGATCCTGACAGGCATCGTCGGCCTCAAGCTCACCGCCGCCTAG
- the rlmB gene encoding 23S rRNA (guanosine(2251)-2'-O)-methyltransferase RlmB, giving the protein MSESWIVGINPVEGALSNDAERVREVLVEHGQRNARVLDLAERAKKLKIPVQHRPRDELDKLAGEARHQGVVARFEAAPAAHESDLAALLERDGNDTLVLVLDGVTDPHNLGACLRSAAAAKVTAVIVPKDRAVGLTPVVRRASAGGADRVPLIAVTNLARTLRELKDAGVWITGLAGDTDTTVYGVDFNGPVALVLGSEGEGIRRLTRELCDFVAKIPMPGTMESLNVSVATGVVLFEALRQRSAKR; this is encoded by the coding sequence ATGAGCGAGAGCTGGATCGTCGGGATCAACCCGGTCGAAGGTGCGTTGAGCAACGACGCCGAACGCGTGCGCGAAGTGCTGGTCGAGCACGGCCAGCGCAACGCCCGCGTGCTGGATCTGGCGGAGCGCGCGAAGAAACTGAAGATTCCGGTGCAGCATCGCCCGCGCGACGAGCTGGACAAGCTGGCCGGCGAGGCGCGCCACCAGGGCGTGGTGGCGCGTTTCGAGGCGGCGCCGGCGGCGCATGAGAGCGACCTGGCTGCTCTGCTGGAGCGCGACGGCAACGACACCCTGGTGCTGGTGCTCGACGGTGTCACCGATCCGCACAACCTCGGCGCCTGCCTGCGCAGCGCGGCGGCGGCGAAAGTCACCGCGGTGATCGTGCCGAAGGACCGCGCGGTCGGGCTGACCCCGGTGGTGCGCCGCGCCTCGGCCGGCGGCGCCGACCGGGTGCCGCTGATCGCGGTGACCAACCTGGCGCGCACGCTGCGCGAGCTGAAGGATGCCGGCGTGTGGATCACCGGCCTGGCCGGCGACACTGACACCACCGTCTACGGCGTCGACTTCAACGGACCGGTGGCGCTGGTGCTGGGCAGCGAAGGCGAGGGCATCCGCCGGCTCACCCGCGAGCTGTGCGATTTCGTGGCGAAGATCCCGATGCCGGGCACGATGGAAAGCCTCAACGTCTCGGTCGCCACCGGCGTGGTGCTGTTCGAGGCCTTGCGCCAGCGGAGCGCGAAGCGATGA
- a CDS encoding CBU_0592 family membrane protein, giving the protein MSFFWYDWAGYLGVALVLLAFFLLQERKLQGSGLVYQLMNVLGAVGVMLSLGFGNFNLAAFIMQVAWLLIGGYGIVRGIQRRRETRERS; this is encoded by the coding sequence ATGAGCTTCTTCTGGTACGACTGGGCCGGTTACCTCGGCGTGGCGCTGGTGCTGCTGGCGTTCTTCCTGCTGCAGGAGCGCAAGCTGCAAGGCAGCGGGCTGGTCTATCAGCTGATGAACGTGCTGGGTGCGGTCGGCGTGATGCTGTCGCTGGGCTTCGGCAATTTCAACTTGGCGGCGTTCATCATGCAGGTGGCCTGGCTGCTGATCGGCGGCTATGGCATCGTGCGCGGCATCCAGCGTCGCCGCGAGACGCGCGAGCGGTCGTAA